The following coding sequences lie in one Bacillota bacterium genomic window:
- a CDS encoding sigma-70 family RNA polymerase sigma factor: MEGVFLDSYAEGLIERCRRGNVEAFEELIAPYMQKVYNLALRLSRNPEDASDLAQEALLRAFVSLRDFRGECAFSTWLYRITFNVCRDEARRRRRHPSLSLDEPLASGEGEKSPRQLISPTGDPVEEVETREVRDAIWEGIRSLSPEFRAVLVLRDIEGLAYEEIAQVLDISLGTVKSRLNRARSALKARFASQELFSGQNVSRDRGRPSR, from the coding sequence ATGGAGGGGGTCTTTCTGGACAGCTACGCAGAAGGCCTCATCGAACGGTGCAGGCGCGGCAACGTAGAGGCCTTCGAGGAATTGATCGCGCCATATATGCAGAAGGTGTACAATCTCGCCCTGCGCCTGAGCCGGAACCCCGAGGACGCCAGCGACCTGGCGCAGGAGGCCCTCTTGCGTGCCTTCGTGAGCCTGCGGGATTTCCGCGGAGAGTGTGCCTTTTCCACCTGGCTCTACCGCATCACGTTCAACGTGTGCCGGGACGAGGCCAGGCGTCGCCGCCGGCACCCGTCCCTATCGCTCGATGAACCCCTGGCTTCCGGCGAAGGCGAGAAGAGCCCCCGGCAGCTCATCTCGCCCACCGGCGATCCGGTCGAGGAGGTGGAAACCCGGGAGGTCCGCGATGCCATCTGGGAGGGCATCCGGTCCCTGAGTCCCGAGTTCCGTGCCGTACTGGTGCTGCGAGACATAGAGGGTCTTGCATATGAGGAAATCGCCCAGGTGCTGGATATCTCCCTGGGAACGGTGAAATCCCGGCTCAACCGGGCCCGCAGTGCCCTCAAGGCAAGGTTTGCCTCTCAGGAACTTTTTTCGGGACAAAACGTCAGTAGGGACAGAGGGAGGCCCAGTCGTTGA
- a CDS encoding L,D-transpeptidase family protein produces MTAGQFPPDFLLLNLPSLRVQVWRDGVLQGCYPVAIGRPSQPTPTGIYRVVTRRLHPTWYPPEGGPPVPPGPDNPLGSRFLGLNLPDYGLHGTNAPDSIGRAVSRGCIRLSEEDVHLLWRWAYPGMPVRIVYERIVGSVASWGTALVVFPDPYQTSDLTPRHLADLCPCPEETLPLAEDALAWAPDGPVVLVSAFPPRPEAPIRLLDKGFWLAGKGVGHEVSN; encoded by the coding sequence GTGACAGCAGGCCAGTTCCCGCCGGATTTCCTGCTGCTCAACCTGCCCTCCCTGCGGGTGCAGGTGTGGAGGGATGGGGTGCTGCAGGGATGTTACCCCGTGGCCATAGGCAGGCCTTCCCAGCCGACTCCTACCGGCATCTACCGCGTGGTGACCAGACGGCTGCATCCCACCTGGTACCCTCCTGAGGGCGGGCCTCCCGTGCCGCCCGGCCCGGACAATCCCCTGGGCTCCCGTTTCCTGGGCCTGAACCTGCCCGACTACGGCCTGCACGGCACCAACGCACCGGATTCCATCGGGCGGGCGGTTTCCCGGGGATGTATCAGGCTCTCCGAGGAAGACGTACACCTGCTCTGGCGCTGGGCATATCCGGGCATGCCGGTGCGAATAGTGTATGAGAGGATAGTGGGTAGTGTTGCCAGTTGGGGCACTGCCCTGGTGGTGTTCCCCGACCCGTACCAGACCAGCGACCTCACCCCCCGGCACCTGGCGGATCTTTGTCCCTGCCCCGAGGAAACCCTTCCCCTCGCGGAAGATGCTCTGGCCTGGGCGCCGGATGGGCCCGTAGTCCTGGTGAGTGCCTTCCCTCCTCGCCCGGAGGCACCTATCCGCTTGCTGGACAAAGGTTTCTGGCTGGCAGGGAAAGGAGTTGGGCACGAGGTGTCGAACTAG
- a CDS encoding amidohydrolase, with protein MLAIRGATIWTGTGETIIEEGTLLVEGGRIAGVGRRLAVPAGAGMVEARGLFLVPGFIDCHCHVGIVPEELDWEYSDVNETTDPVTGHVRAIDGIDFDDPGFRDALEGGVTALLIHPGSANVIGGTDVAVKAAGPDLTRRVLRDPAGMKMAWSRGGKFGRFQGKNMPYPTTRMGVAAILRQMFAEARQLMEGGEEAVPAAKDPARRMTLEVLARVLRREIPARVHSMQPVDFHGLFRLQDEFGFHFTIDHGDEAHVVADLLARRGIPVVYGPILGDRRVPTYPRSDPQAPRLLAEAGVLVALQTDHPVVSIRDLRLQAGIAVRYGLPPEEGMKMITVNAARIMGVEDRLGTLEPGKDADFSLFAGHPLEPQSRVQCVFIDGEPVYGSLP; from the coding sequence ATGCTGGCCATCAGGGGTGCCACCATCTGGACGGGCACGGGCGAAACCATAATAGAAGAAGGCACGCTGCTCGTAGAAGGGGGCCGCATTGCCGGCGTGGGCCGGCGGCTCGCCGTCCCTGCGGGGGCCGGAATGGTGGAAGCGCGGGGGTTGTTCCTCGTGCCCGGGTTCATCGACTGCCACTGCCACGTGGGCATAGTCCCCGAGGAGCTGGACTGGGAGTATTCCGACGTCAACGAGACCACCGACCCGGTGACCGGACACGTGCGCGCCATCGACGGGATCGATTTCGATGATCCCGGCTTCCGCGATGCCCTGGAGGGCGGGGTGACCGCCCTGCTCATCCATCCGGGCAGTGCCAACGTGATCGGCGGCACCGATGTGGCGGTAAAGGCAGCCGGGCCCGACCTGACGCGCCGTGTCCTGCGGGACCCGGCGGGGATGAAGATGGCCTGGAGCCGCGGGGGCAAGTTCGGGAGGTTCCAGGGGAAAAACATGCCCTATCCCACCACCCGCATGGGGGTGGCGGCCATCCTGCGCCAGATGTTCGCAGAGGCGCGCCAGTTGATGGAGGGGGGCGAGGAAGCCGTTCCCGCCGCCAAAGATCCTGCCCGGCGCATGACCCTGGAAGTGCTGGCCCGCGTGCTCAGGCGGGAGATCCCCGCCCGCGTGCACTCCATGCAGCCCGTTGATTTCCACGGCCTCTTCCGCCTGCAGGACGAGTTCGGGTTCCACTTCACCATCGATCATGGGGACGAGGCTCACGTTGTGGCAGACCTGCTGGCCCGGCGGGGCATCCCGGTGGTGTACGGTCCCATCCTGGGCGACAGGCGGGTGCCCACCTACCCCCGCTCGGACCCCCAGGCTCCCCGACTGCTGGCGGAGGCCGGGGTGCTGGTGGCCCTGCAAACCGACCACCCGGTGGTGTCCATCCGCGACCTGCGCCTGCAGGCGGGGATCGCTGTGCGCTACGGCCTCCCGCCGGAGGAAGGCATGAAGATGATAACGGTTAACGCTGCTCGCATCATGGGCGTGGAAGACCGGCTGGGCACCCTGGAACCGGGCAAGGACGCCGACTTCAGCCTGTTCGCGGGGCACCCCCTGGAGCCCCAGAGCCGGGTCCAGTGCGTCTTCATCGACGGCGAGCCGGTCTACGGCTCTCTCCCCTGA
- a CDS encoding amidohydrolase, giving the protein MLAIRAGRTHTCGPRGTLPQAVILIEGDKIVAVEERLDPPVDARVIDATAFTLTPGLVDAHTHLGLQREGLSVPDANEDTSPLNPHLRVLDAFDPLDEGLADACRAGVTTACVLPGSTMSFGSPVERISVIAGQGAVVKTWCRGEPVVLREPAAMKLAFGDHPKRTFSEKKAPPATRMNIVGMLRESLAGARAYAEARSGTRACAETRSGAAAGDQGRPGEYDLKKEALVSLLRREFPARAHVHQTQDILAALRLAEEFGIDLVLDHVTEGYLLADAIARRGIPCVVGPLPFARRGPELKNLSLANPARLAAAGVKLAIMSDSPTFPAGYLPIHAGMAVREGLPYEEALRAITISAAEILGVADRVGSLEPGKDADMVGFSGDPLQATGRVSLVLVSGEVVVGDPGTAVPAQGDRGKGGRC; this is encoded by the coding sequence ATGCTGGCGATCAGGGCCGGGCGCACCCACACCTGCGGCCCGCGGGGCACGCTGCCCCAGGCGGTCATCCTGATCGAAGGTGACAAGATCGTGGCCGTGGAGGAACGCCTGGATCCTCCCGTGGACGCGCGGGTGATCGATGCCACTGCTTTCACCCTGACCCCCGGGCTGGTGGATGCCCACACCCACCTGGGATTGCAGCGGGAGGGCCTGAGCGTGCCCGATGCCAACGAGGATACTTCCCCCCTCAATCCCCACCTGCGCGTGCTGGATGCCTTCGATCCCCTGGACGAGGGACTGGCGGACGCCTGCCGGGCGGGGGTGACCACCGCCTGTGTGCTGCCGGGCAGTACCATGTCCTTCGGATCGCCGGTGGAACGCATCAGCGTCATCGCCGGCCAGGGCGCCGTGGTGAAGACCTGGTGCCGGGGGGAGCCGGTGGTGCTGCGGGAACCGGCCGCCATGAAGCTGGCCTTCGGCGACCACCCCAAGCGTACGTTTTCCGAGAAGAAGGCGCCCCCGGCCACCCGCATGAACATCGTGGGCATGCTGCGGGAAAGCCTGGCGGGGGCGCGCGCGTATGCCGAGGCCCGCTCCGGCACGCGCGCCTGTGCGGAGACTCGCTCCGGCGCGGCTGCCGGCGATCAGGGGCGCCCTGGCGAGTACGACCTCAAGAAGGAGGCCCTGGTTTCCTTGCTGCGGCGGGAGTTTCCCGCTCGGGCCCATGTGCACCAGACGCAGGATATCCTGGCGGCGCTCCGCCTGGCCGAAGAGTTCGGCATCGACCTGGTGCTGGACCACGTGACGGAAGGATACCTGCTGGCGGATGCCATCGCCCGCCGGGGCATCCCCTGTGTGGTTGGTCCTCTCCCCTTCGCCCGCCGGGGGCCGGAACTGAAGAACCTTTCCCTGGCCAATCCGGCCCGCCTGGCCGCGGCCGGAGTGAAGCTGGCCATCATGAGCGACTCTCCCACGTTTCCGGCCGGGTACCTTCCCATCCATGCCGGCATGGCCGTACGGGAAGGTTTACCCTACGAGGAGGCGCTGCGGGCGATCACCATCTCCGCGGCAGAGATCCTGGGGGTCGCCGATCGGGTGGGTTCGCTGGAGCCGGGCAAGGATGCGGACATGGTGGGTTTCTCCGGCGATCCCCTGCAGGCTACCGGCCGGGTGAGCCTGGTGCTGGTATCGGGTGAGGTCGTGGTGGGAGACCCCGGCACGGCCGTGCCGGCACAGGGGGATCGGGGCAAAGGGGGAAGGTGCTGA
- a CDS encoding M14 family zinc carboxypeptidase: MQWREVCDGIPAYERFLTVDELEDSAERLREQFPALVDLVEIGQSRAGHPIRALKIGAGPRRAVLFGCPHPNEPVGAMMLEYLSWRLAQDDELREKLGYTWYLVKTIDPDGTRLNEGWFRGPFTLFNYARHYYRPAGFEQVEWTFPIRYKTLVWEKPIPETQALMRLIDLARPGFMYSLHNAGFGGVYWYVSRPCPPLYERFHQIVREQGLPLSLGEPEMPFAKKYAQAIFEMPGTRDTYDYYEKYAGKDPATIISAGTSSVDYAREVAGSFVLVCEVPYFYDPRIEDTSPADISRREAVLASIEIDEKARSYVENIFTRIRDQLTRPSPFVTALTDFLRHGRDGLEAKRRWAKSDPELERPATVAEKFDNLQVTRFYRLLLLGLLHRAIEYQLAGSSEDQRTASPEDGLVASGCGAAGQLARVREEVYRELGERAAELESQLNWRPIPIRKLVAVQLASALEAARYAAEGGER, encoded by the coding sequence TTGCAGTGGCGAGAGGTATGCGACGGTATTCCCGCCTACGAGCGGTTTCTGACCGTGGATGAACTGGAGGATAGTGCAGAACGCCTGCGCGAACAATTCCCGGCCCTGGTGGACCTGGTGGAAATCGGGCAATCCCGGGCCGGACACCCCATCCGGGCGCTGAAGATAGGTGCGGGGCCGCGGCGGGCGGTGCTGTTCGGCTGCCCCCATCCCAACGAGCCCGTGGGGGCCATGATGCTGGAGTACCTCTCCTGGCGGCTGGCCCAGGACGATGAGTTGCGGGAGAAGCTGGGCTACACCTGGTACCTGGTGAAGACCATCGATCCGGACGGTACCAGGCTGAACGAGGGCTGGTTCCGGGGTCCTTTTACCCTTTTTAACTACGCCCGTCACTATTACCGCCCGGCGGGGTTCGAGCAGGTGGAGTGGACCTTCCCCATCCGCTACAAGACCCTGGTGTGGGAGAAGCCCATCCCCGAGACGCAGGCCCTCATGCGCCTGATCGACCTGGCCCGGCCTGGCTTCATGTATTCGCTGCACAACGCCGGCTTCGGCGGGGTGTACTGGTACGTGTCGCGTCCCTGCCCGCCGCTGTACGAACGGTTCCACCAGATCGTCCGTGAGCAGGGACTCCCCCTCAGCCTGGGGGAGCCCGAGATGCCCTTTGCGAAGAAGTATGCCCAGGCCATCTTCGAGATGCCGGGCACGCGGGACACTTACGACTACTACGAGAAGTACGCGGGCAAAGACCCCGCCACCATCATCAGTGCGGGGACGTCCTCGGTGGATTACGCCCGCGAGGTGGCGGGGAGCTTCGTCCTCGTCTGCGAAGTGCCTTACTTCTACGACCCGCGCATCGAGGATACATCTCCGGCCGACATCTCGCGCCGGGAGGCAGTGCTGGCGTCCATCGAGATCGACGAGAAAGCGCGGAGTTACGTAGAGAACATCTTCACCAGAATCCGCGATCAACTGACCCGGCCCAGCCCCTTTGTCACTGCCCTCACCGACTTCCTGCGGCACGGGCGGGACGGCCTGGAAGCAAAGCGGCGCTGGGCCAAGAGCGATCCCGAACTGGAACGACCGGCCACCGTGGCCGAGAAGTTTGACAACCTGCAGGTCACCCGCTTCTACCGGCTGCTGTTACTGGGCCTGCTGCACCGTGCCATCGAGTACCAGCTCGCCGGCTCCTCGGAAGACCAGCGCACGGCCTCGCCCGAGGACGGTCTTGTTGCCTCCGGCTGCGGCGCCGCAGGCCAGCTGGCGCGGGTGCGCGAAGAAGTGTACCGGGAGCTCGGGGAGCGCGCAGCGGAATTGGAATCCCAGCTCAACTGGCGTCCCATCCCCATCCGCAAGCTGGTGGCGGTGCAGCTGGCCAGCGCTCTGGAGGCCGCCCGTTACGCAGCAGAAGGAGGCGAAAGGTGA
- the pyk gene encoding pyruvate kinase, which translates to MSGNWRRTKIVATLGPASSHPDVLRGMVRAGMNVARLNMSHGRLDEHQARLDSLRRVCRGEKVTVGVLVDLRGPEVRVGPIAGGSVLLETGARFCLVTAAVTGDRDRVMVNYPGFPGDVSAGQLLLLDDGNIALTVEEVGGDEVRCRVERGGVLAQGKKVVVPGGLLNLPAVSEADREAIAWGVAQQVDFFACSFVRRAADVVEVRRVVEELGGDQEIVAKIETRQALEDLDAIMKVSDGLMVARGDLGVEMPAEEVPLVQKELITRCNMLGKPVITATQMLESMVERPVPTRAEASDVANAILDGTDAVMLSAETALGKHPVEAVAFMARIAARTEEALPYDRILAARERGPLEAVTDAISHASCRAARDLGAAAIITPTQSGYTARMVAKYRPACPVLALSPHERVRRRLTLVWGVHPLPSSETTDPEEMFSEAIATCLAAGYISQGDLVVITAGIPAGVPGTTNLLRVHTVGEILLQGRGVGFRAGSGRVCAGRSLEEVRDRFRPGDVLVVPATDAGYVPLLRQAAGLVVEEGGLSSHAAICALEMDLPAVIGAEDATRKLQSGAVVTVDARRGLVYRGRAHVP; encoded by the coding sequence ATGAGCGGGAACTGGCGGCGGACCAAGATAGTAGCCACCCTGGGACCGGCATCCTCCCATCCCGATGTCCTCCGGGGCATGGTGCGGGCCGGCATGAACGTGGCGCGCCTGAATATGTCCCACGGCCGCCTGGACGAGCACCAGGCCCGCCTGGATTCCCTGCGCCGGGTGTGCCGGGGAGAGAAAGTCACGGTGGGCGTCCTGGTCGACCTGCGCGGCCCGGAGGTGCGGGTGGGTCCCATCGCAGGAGGTTCAGTGCTCCTCGAAACAGGAGCGCGCTTCTGTCTTGTCACCGCCGCCGTCACCGGAGACAGGGACAGGGTGATGGTCAATTACCCGGGATTTCCGGGCGACGTTTCCGCGGGGCAGCTACTACTTCTGGACGACGGCAACATCGCCCTGACGGTGGAAGAGGTCGGCGGAGACGAGGTGCGCTGCCGGGTAGAGCGGGGAGGGGTGCTGGCTCAGGGCAAGAAGGTGGTGGTGCCCGGCGGCCTGCTCAATCTGCCCGCGGTCTCCGAAGCCGACCGGGAAGCCATCGCCTGGGGGGTGGCCCAGCAAGTGGACTTTTTTGCCTGTTCCTTCGTGCGCCGCGCCGCCGACGTGGTCGAGGTGCGGCGGGTGGTGGAGGAACTGGGCGGGGACCAGGAGATCGTAGCCAAGATCGAGACCCGGCAGGCTCTCGAGGATCTGGATGCCATCATGAAGGTTTCCGACGGACTCATGGTGGCCCGGGGCGACCTGGGGGTGGAAATGCCGGCCGAAGAGGTTCCCCTGGTCCAGAAGGAGCTGATCACCCGGTGCAACATGCTGGGCAAGCCGGTCATCACCGCCACCCAGATGCTGGAGTCCATGGTAGAGCGGCCAGTTCCCACCCGGGCCGAGGCTTCCGACGTAGCGAACGCCATCCTGGACGGTACCGACGCGGTGATGCTCTCGGCGGAAACAGCCCTGGGCAAGCACCCGGTGGAGGCAGTGGCGTTCATGGCCCGCATCGCCGCCCGTACCGAGGAGGCGCTCCCCTACGACCGCATCCTGGCCGCCCGCGAGCGGGGGCCCCTGGAGGCAGTGACGGACGCCATCAGCCACGCCAGCTGTCGGGCGGCCCGGGACCTGGGGGCGGCCGCCATCATTACCCCCACCCAGTCGGGGTACACGGCCCGCATGGTGGCCAAGTACCGGCCTGCCTGCCCCGTACTGGCGCTCAGCCCTCACGAGCGGGTGCGCCGGCGTCTCACCCTGGTGTGGGGCGTTCACCCCCTGCCTTCCTCCGAGACCACGGACCCGGAGGAGATGTTCTCCGAGGCCATAGCCACCTGCCTGGCGGCCGGGTACATATCCCAGGGGGACCTGGTGGTGATCACCGCCGGCATTCCGGCGGGAGTGCCGGGTACCACCAACCTCCTCCGTGTGCACACGGTGGGGGAGATTCTGCTCCAGGGACGGGGGGTGGGATTCCGCGCCGGTTCCGGCCGGGTGTGCGCGGGGCGTTCACTGGAAGAGGTGCGGGACCGCTTCCGTCCCGGCGACGTGCTGGTGGTGCCCGCGACCGACGCCGGGTACGTCCCTCTCCTGCGCCAGGCGGCCGGTTTGGTGGTGGAGGAGGGCGGTCTCAGCTCCCATGCCGCCATCTGCGCCCTGGAGATGGACCTACCGGCGGTGATTGGGGCGGAGGACGCCACCCGCAAGCTCCAGAGCGGCGCGGTGGTCACCGTGGACGCCCGCCGCGGCCTGGTCTACCGGGGTCGCGCCCACGTCCCCTGA
- the pfkA gene encoding 6-phosphofructokinase: protein MGRFGVLTSGGDAPGMNAAVRAVVRQAVAEGAEVVGIEHGFAGLLAGGFRPLPLGSVGGILHRGGTVLFTARCEEFKERAAQERAVANLRAAGIDGLVVIGGDGSFRGAQALHELGLAVVGVPATIDDDIPFTEHCIGFDTAVNTAVWAIDRIRDTATSHERIFVIEVMGRDSGHLALAVGLAAGAESVVVPEFPEPIEVICARVLRGRNRGKKHDLIVVAEGAGSAYDLAREVQARTGMETRVTVLGHIQRGGSPTAYDRALASRLGAGAVQALQQGMSGVMVGTEGGEVRFTPLPRVFSQRRPLDRRLWELTHILAI, encoded by the coding sequence GTGGGTAGATTTGGGGTTCTGACGAGCGGCGGTGACGCCCCGGGAATGAATGCGGCCGTAAGGGCGGTGGTCAGGCAGGCGGTCGCGGAGGGCGCCGAAGTTGTGGGGATCGAGCATGGGTTTGCCGGCTTGCTGGCCGGTGGGTTCCGGCCCCTCCCCCTGGGGTCGGTGGGAGGCATCCTGCACCGGGGCGGAACGGTGCTGTTCACCGCCCGCTGCGAGGAATTCAAGGAACGGGCTGCCCAGGAGCGAGCAGTCGCCAACTTGAGGGCGGCGGGGATTGACGGGCTGGTGGTGATAGGGGGCGACGGCTCCTTCCGGGGTGCTCAGGCCCTCCATGAGCTGGGCCTGGCCGTGGTGGGGGTGCCCGCCACCATCGATGACGACATCCCCTTCACCGAGCATTGCATAGGGTTTGACACGGCCGTGAACACGGCAGTGTGGGCCATCGACCGCATCCGGGACACGGCCACGTCCCACGAGCGCATATTCGTCATCGAGGTGATGGGCCGGGACTCCGGCCACCTGGCCCTGGCCGTGGGACTGGCAGCGGGGGCGGAGTCGGTGGTGGTCCCCGAGTTCCCCGAGCCCATCGAGGTCATCTGCGCCAGGGTGCTGCGGGGCAGGAATCGGGGCAAGAAGCACGACCTGATCGTGGTGGCGGAAGGGGCCGGAAGCGCTTACGACCTGGCCCGGGAAGTGCAGGCCCGCACCGGCATGGAGACGCGGGTGACGGTGCTGGGGCACATACAGCGCGGGGGATCGCCCACCGCTTACGACCGCGCCCTGGCCAGCCGCCTGGGGGCGGGAGCGGTGCAGGCGTTGCAGCAGGGGATGAGCGGGGTGATGGTCGGCACCGAGGGCGGAGAAGTGAGGTTTACCCCTCTCCCGCGCGTTTTTTCCCAGCGACGCCCCCTGGATCGCCGCCTGTGGGAACTCACGCACATCCTCGCTATCTGA
- a CDS encoding glutamate decarboxylase: MTGVWKVVHIAPHRSGAEAAREALAKEGFMVMLRPVQAAAGVGGSSFEVLVLRSEAAEATRILQAVLGRIYGCDATWGD; encoded by the coding sequence GTGACTGGGGTCTGGAAGGTGGTGCACATCGCTCCCCACCGGTCGGGGGCAGAGGCTGCCCGGGAGGCGCTGGCGAAGGAGGGCTTCATGGTCATGCTTCGCCCCGTGCAGGCCGCGGCCGGCGTGGGAGGTTCCTCTTTCGAGGTGCTGGTATTGAGGAGCGAGGCGGCGGAGGCCACCCGGATTTTGCAGGCCGTCCTGGGCAGAATCTATGGCTGTGACGCGACGTGGGGCGACTGA